Proteins from one Emys orbicularis isolate rEmyOrb1 chromosome 2, rEmyOrb1.hap1, whole genome shotgun sequence genomic window:
- the LOC135873600 gene encoding uncharacterized protein LOC135873600 codes for MGPRMETCCRRVLLLVIVAAAATAVPSQHKTLSYEEAIALAVDFYNQGSGIDHAFRLLKADPQPEWDMTSNLRQELKFMVKETVCPVSENLNGTECDFRDNGVVRDCSGFFSTQQESPIVIINCNTVTKEEVQEPKTSGPTELRMETCLKVLLIIGVVTAAPMPSSSPLPTHEDAVLATVQMYNQEPGTTLACRLLEAEPQPDWDVSSKTIQSLKFTVQETVCPVSEKRDFNQCEFKEDGLVKDCSGFFSTEQDPPSVIIKCEEASEEPNVVTRGRWGRWRRKAGRFIKRNRWNIIATGLKWLG; via the exons ATGGGCCCGAGGATGGAGACCTGCTGCCGGCGCGTCCTGCTGCTGGTCATTGTGGCCGCAGCAGCCACCGCGGTGCCTTCTCAACACAAGACGCTGAGCTATGAAGAGGCCATTGCCCTGGCCGTCGATTTCTACAACCAAGGGTCAGGCATCGACCATGCCTTCCGGCTCCTTAAAGCGGACCCACAGCCTGAGTGG gacaTGACATCTAACCTGCGGCAGGAGCTGAAGTTCATGGTTAAAGAGACCGTGTGCCCGGTGTCAGAGAACCTCAACGGGACCGAATGTGACTTCAGAGACAATGGG GTGGTCAGAGACTGTTCAGGATTCTTCTCCACCCAGCAGGAGTCACCCATAGTCATCATCAACTGCAACACTGTGACCAAGGAG GAGGTCCAGGAGCCCAAGAC ATCTGGCCCAACAGAATTAAGAATGGAGACCTGCCTGAAAGTCCTGCTGATCATCGGGGTGGTCACAGCAGCCCCCATGCCATCATCGTCCCCTCTGCCAACCCACGAGGATGCGGTTTTAGCTACAGTTCAGATGTACAACCAAGAGCCAGGCACAACACTGGCCTGTCGGCTCCTGGaagctgag CCTCAGCCAGACTGG GACGTGTCTTCGAAAACGATCCAATCGCTGAAATTCACTGTTCAAGAGACAGTGTGCCCAGTATCAGAGAAACGTGACTTCAACCAGTGTGAATTCAAAGAAGACGGG CTGGTCAAAGACTGCTCTGGATTCTTCTCCACTGAACAGGACCCCCCTTCCGTCATTATCAAATGCGAGGAGGCGTCTGAGGAG CCTAATGTCGTCACACGGGGCCGCTGGGGACGTTGGAGGAGAAAAGCTGGTAGGTTTATTAAGCGAAATCGCTGGAACATCATTGCTACCGGTCTCAAGTGGCTTGGCTAA